From one Flavobacterium kingsejongi genomic stretch:
- a CDS encoding ligand-binding sensor domain-containing protein — translation MRINVLKIFLFLLISFQLQAQQILPFVENFSKSDYKGDNQVWNVAQGNDNAMYFANNHYLLRYDGVKWEKYILPNKTIIRSIFVDGDRIYCGSYKEFGYWKRIKGKMQYFSMSKNKKLFDGNADNEEIWKIFKLKNTIYFQGFNEIYCSTKEAIEKIKFPTQISYCYVIDNQIYAASVTEGIYVMEGSKFTKKQNWGLLEHNVVHNIEKHNGVVYFFTKNNGVFVAENNTLVPWNNPLNALLKSQVIVTAKFIDGENLVIGTGLQGLYIIDLKTNSYKNINRENSLKNNAVLSITIDREKDLWLGLDNGISHIEINSPVRIFSDNSGILGSVYALSTIDNGYLFVTNHGIFTSKDNKLAVIPNSQGQVWDIYKSGKQFIIGHNDGTYIYDGNTSLRKINTVSGGWKILKSEFDNAYFQCTYFGIAVYENPNDLTKWKILKGFSKPIRNIAQNKPGELWAADNYRSLYRIQYDENYNTTKIENISEKNGIKNDYTVKLFNYKNEMLFLINRQWYNYNSISEKLELNVIFNKYFQNFSDIVPIEDDSFLVARDGLLYIISQVNDEFIWQFIPEKYYEGKLIIENTKVHKDKNNLLINLDDGFVSLQLNKIGEKVDNVTIEAFYQGNLVDEDTKISYNQSVDVNIIPEYYGYSRPNLFYTLNGTQKMIRVKSGRVILNNLSSGTQEINVFYNDGKNYIRIAEYHFSVAKPWYFSFWMILVYCAVISGSFYLYYKWNKIRYQQKLLLREEELKHQKKILEIELKAENELNIQEYEKHILELQVQSKSSEVAGKSLSIAKQTEMIEKIQEILNTETDLNKMKDQIKKSIKINDINKHEWDIFENNLFEVNKDFIQKLSKKYPVLTPKDIKLCIYLKMNLSSKEIAPLMNISYRGVELQRYRLRKKLELAPEENLLRFMFTI, via the coding sequence GTGAGAATCAATGTTCTGAAAATATTTTTATTTCTTCTTATTTCTTTCCAGTTACAAGCCCAACAAATCCTTCCTTTTGTTGAAAATTTCAGTAAATCCGATTATAAGGGAGACAATCAGGTTTGGAATGTGGCTCAGGGCAATGACAATGCTATGTATTTTGCCAATAACCATTATCTATTACGCTATGATGGCGTTAAGTGGGAAAAATACATCTTACCTAATAAAACAATCATTCGTTCCATTTTTGTAGATGGGGATAGAATATATTGCGGCTCTTATAAGGAATTCGGGTATTGGAAGCGTATAAAAGGCAAAATGCAGTATTTTTCCATGTCAAAAAATAAAAAGCTTTTTGATGGGAATGCTGACAATGAAGAAATATGGAAAATATTCAAATTAAAAAACACCATCTACTTCCAGGGTTTCAATGAGATTTATTGCAGTACGAAGGAGGCTATAGAAAAAATAAAATTCCCTACCCAAATTTCATATTGTTATGTAATTGATAATCAGATTTACGCAGCTTCGGTAACAGAGGGGATTTACGTAATGGAGGGTAGCAAATTCACGAAAAAACAAAATTGGGGTTTATTAGAGCATAATGTGGTGCATAATATTGAAAAGCACAATGGCGTAGTTTACTTTTTTACCAAAAATAATGGTGTTTTTGTAGCCGAAAACAATACACTCGTACCCTGGAATAATCCACTGAATGCGTTGTTGAAGAGTCAGGTTATTGTGACGGCGAAGTTCATAGATGGGGAAAATCTTGTAATCGGTACCGGTTTACAGGGACTTTACATTATAGACCTTAAAACCAATTCCTATAAAAACATCAATAGGGAAAACTCCTTAAAAAACAATGCTGTACTGTCGATTACTATCGACCGGGAAAAAGACCTTTGGCTCGGACTGGATAATGGGATCAGTCATATAGAAATCAATTCACCAGTACGGATATTTTCAGACAATTCCGGTATTCTCGGTTCTGTATATGCGCTATCGACTATTGATAATGGCTATCTCTTTGTGACCAACCATGGTATATTTACGAGTAAGGATAATAAATTGGCAGTGATTCCAAATTCGCAGGGGCAGGTCTGGGATATTTACAAAAGTGGCAAGCAATTTATCATCGGGCATAATGACGGAACTTATATTTATGACGGAAACACCAGCCTACGTAAGATAAATACAGTGAGTGGCGGATGGAAAATACTGAAAAGCGAATTTGACAATGCCTATTTTCAGTGTACCTACTTCGGGATTGCTGTATATGAAAATCCAAACGACCTCACAAAATGGAAAATCCTGAAGGGATTTTCGAAGCCAATACGAAATATCGCACAGAATAAGCCCGGCGAACTATGGGCAGCAGATAATTACCGAAGCTTGTACCGGATTCAATACGACGAAAACTACAATACCACAAAAATCGAAAATATCTCGGAGAAAAACGGAATCAAGAACGATTATACGGTTAAGCTTTTCAACTATAAAAATGAGATGCTGTTCCTGATCAACAGGCAGTGGTACAACTATAATTCTATTTCGGAAAAACTGGAGCTGAATGTCATATTCAATAAATATTTTCAAAATTTTTCGGATATCGTACCCATTGAAGACGATAGCTTTCTGGTAGCCCGGGATGGTTTGTTGTATATCATATCACAGGTGAACGATGAATTTATCTGGCAATTTATTCCGGAGAAGTATTATGAAGGAAAACTGATTATTGAGAATACAAAAGTACATAAGGATAAGAACAATCTCCTGATTAACCTGGATGATGGTTTCGTATCATTACAATTGAATAAGATAGGGGAGAAAGTCGATAATGTGACCATTGAGGCTTTCTACCAGGGCAATTTGGTTGATGAAGATACTAAAATAAGCTACAACCAATCCGTAGATGTGAACATCATACCAGAATATTACGGCTATAGCCGTCCTAATTTGTTTTACACGCTGAATGGCACCCAGAAAATGATCCGGGTGAAAAGCGGGCGTGTTATACTGAATAACCTGAGTAGTGGTACCCAGGAAATCAATGTGTTTTACAATGACGGAAAAAACTATATCCGGATTGCAGAATATCATTTTAGCGTCGCCAAGCCCTGGTATTTTTCTTTTTGGATGATCCTCGTGTATTGTGCCGTCATTTCAGGTAGTTTTTACCTGTATTATAAATGGAACAAAATACGGTACCAGCAAAAACTCCTTTTAAGGGAGGAAGAACTCAAACACCAGAAGAAAATTTTAGAAATCGAGTTAAAAGCCGAGAATGAGCTCAATATCCAGGAGTACGAAAAGCATATTTTGGAACTTCAGGTACAGTCGAAGTCGTCTGAAGTAGCAGGGAAATCTCTTTCCATTGCGAAACAAACGGAAATGATTGAAAAGATTCAGGAAATCCTGAATACCGAAACGGATCTCAATAAAATGAAAGACCAAATTAAAAAGTCGATCAAAATTAATGATATCAATAAACATGAATGGGATATATTTGAAAATAACCTTTTTGAAGTGAATAAGGATTTCATCCAGAAACTTTCCAAAAAATATCCGGTACTCACCCCGAAGGATATCAAGTTATGCATCTACCTTAAGATGAATTTATCCTCTAAAGAAATTGCCCCATTAATGAATATTTCCTATCGTGGGGTAGAGTTGCAACGCTATCGTTTGCGTAAGAAACTCGAGCTTGCACCCGAAGAGAACCTACTTCGATTTATGTTTACCATTTAA
- a CDS encoding SusC/RagA family TonB-linked outer membrane protein, whose product MRNFLLGILALLFAPLLTNGQSITGKVQDGNGLAIPDVIVLSASTNQTTLTDLDGNFTLNAKQGDPIRFSMIGFETVTMKAASPMSVIMLPSAETTLNEVVVVGYGTQKRSDLTGAVGSVKSDQFTKQQSYNAMQSIQGKVAGVTIINNDAPGAAPTVRIRGLGSAASGSAPLYVVDGVVTGSIANISPTDIESMDILKDASSAAIYGSSAANGVVLITTKKGKAGKMNISASSTYAAKSVLNQVKMAGASDYVTFFNENQQAIGSTSFLSPNQPYNTDWFKQVTHVGHSQNNNVAVSGGSDMATYYFSFNNYNEEGVLQGQDLSRNTLRSNNTFKLFDGKLKISQNSSAAFTKINPKPFAAFDEAYRQAPIVPAYYANGAYGQPFYNVATGVVGYTGAPGQNIGKLNSTGNPLATVGFANEETKMAELQGMFDAELKLTDYLKVNTRVGLNKSFSKNRIYNDIRGTYLAADPTRTAAEFDALQVANPTSATYANNLLSYEDVESFRYNWDTFLTFNKSFDKHNLTVVAGVTKDRRNDIYSSKMSGYNVPVQEQYWNIKHANGAVSATQYYSTPTQILSYFGRLQYNFDEKYFLTANFRRDGNSNFKQNNEYWGNFPSVSGGWVLTKENFLSDIKNVDFLKIRGGYGELGNANVPFNANLIFSGLDSKSYNYVFGPNQDLIYGAYLGSPAKQLTWEVTKEVNVGMDFEFLDRRLAGSVDYYNRKTTNAILYVTPLLNDPYTEKYYDHGGEIKNEGFEISLNWKDKIGEDFGYFIGGTFTRNQNTLTNVKPAYDGTTGGSLANGQITKRLQAGQPIYAWWMYQADGVWQTQAEIDANPHLPGAQPGQLKYTDLNGDGKITDEDKKFFGSYLPTFNYGINVGFTYKNLDFSVDGFGVGGNKVYNGLKGTRVNGGENITQEAFDTRWTGPGSTNTDPGANRTATASSYYLEKGDYFRINNITVGYTFTDVLREVSKVRIYATAQNPFLFTKYSGFTPELNNGGVPGETAGIELSAYPNTKTFMFGVSIEL is encoded by the coding sequence ATGAGAAACTTTCTATTAGGAATTCTCGCCTTGCTTTTTGCTCCCCTTTTGACGAACGGGCAGAGCATTACTGGAAAAGTACAGGACGGAAATGGACTCGCTATTCCCGATGTGATTGTGTTGTCGGCTTCCACCAATCAGACTACACTAACTGATTTGGATGGAAATTTTACTTTAAATGCCAAACAAGGTGATCCAATCAGGTTTTCAATGATTGGTTTTGAGACTGTCACTATGAAAGCGGCAAGTCCAATGAGTGTTATTATGCTCCCAAGTGCCGAAACGACCCTTAATGAAGTGGTGGTGGTAGGATACGGAACGCAAAAAAGATCGGATCTAACCGGAGCTGTAGGTTCTGTAAAATCAGATCAGTTCACCAAACAACAATCGTACAATGCAATGCAATCCATTCAGGGTAAAGTTGCCGGGGTAACCATTATTAATAATGATGCCCCAGGTGCTGCTCCAACAGTAAGAATCAGGGGATTGGGAAGTGCTGCCTCAGGAAGTGCACCTTTATATGTAGTAGATGGTGTGGTAACAGGTAGTATTGCCAATATCAGCCCAACCGATATTGAAAGCATGGACATCCTGAAAGATGCTTCCTCAGCTGCGATTTACGGTTCTTCTGCAGCTAATGGGGTAGTTTTGATCACAACTAAAAAAGGAAAAGCAGGTAAGATGAATATTTCTGCCAGCTCTACTTATGCTGCAAAATCAGTGTTAAACCAGGTGAAAATGGCCGGTGCCAGTGACTATGTGACATTCTTCAACGAAAATCAACAAGCCATTGGAAGTACCAGCTTCTTGTCTCCAAATCAGCCGTATAACACAGACTGGTTCAAACAAGTGACCCACGTTGGGCATTCTCAAAACAACAATGTAGCAGTGTCTGGAGGAAGTGACATGGCAACTTATTATTTTAGTTTTAATAACTATAATGAGGAAGGCGTTTTGCAAGGGCAGGACCTGAGTAGAAATACATTGCGTTCCAACAATACCTTTAAATTATTCGATGGCAAACTGAAAATTTCACAAAATTCAAGTGCTGCTTTTACTAAAATAAATCCAAAACCGTTTGCTGCTTTTGATGAGGCATACCGCCAAGCCCCAATTGTACCGGCTTATTATGCTAATGGAGCTTATGGGCAGCCATTTTATAATGTAGCAACAGGAGTTGTAGGGTATACAGGAGCTCCAGGCCAGAATATTGGTAAGTTAAATTCAACAGGAAACCCATTGGCTACTGTAGGATTTGCAAATGAAGAAACAAAAATGGCAGAACTTCAGGGTATGTTTGATGCAGAACTGAAATTAACGGACTACCTGAAAGTAAATACCAGAGTAGGTCTGAATAAGAGTTTCTCCAAGAACAGGATTTATAATGATATCAGAGGGACATATTTAGCCGCAGATCCAACAAGGACAGCAGCAGAATTTGATGCTTTACAAGTAGCAAATCCTACTTCAGCAACTTATGCAAACAATTTATTGTCGTATGAAGATGTAGAGAGTTTCCGTTACAACTGGGATACCTTCCTGACTTTTAATAAAAGTTTTGACAAACATAATCTGACTGTAGTAGCTGGGGTTACCAAAGACAGAAGAAATGATATTTACAGTTCTAAAATGTCCGGTTACAATGTTCCGGTTCAGGAGCAATACTGGAATATTAAACATGCAAATGGAGCAGTAAGCGCTACGCAGTATTACTCAACTCCAACACAGATTTTATCTTATTTTGGACGTCTTCAATATAATTTTGACGAAAAGTATTTCTTAACAGCCAACTTTAGAAGAGACGGTAACAGTAACTTCAAGCAAAACAATGAATATTGGGGGAATTTCCCATCAGTATCCGGAGGTTGGGTATTGACAAAAGAGAATTTCTTAAGCGATATTAAAAATGTAGATTTCCTTAAAATCCGTGGGGGTTACGGGGAATTAGGAAATGCGAATGTTCCTTTTAATGCCAATTTGATCTTTAGTGGATTGGATAGTAAAAGTTACAACTATGTATTCGGACCGAACCAGGATTTAATATATGGAGCGTATTTAGGATCTCCTGCAAAACAGCTGACTTGGGAAGTAACCAAAGAGGTGAATGTAGGTATGGATTTCGAATTTTTGGATAGAAGATTAGCAGGTAGTGTAGACTATTACAATAGAAAAACAACCAATGCAATTTTATATGTAACCCCGCTTTTGAATGATCCCTATACAGAGAAGTATTACGATCACGGTGGCGAAATTAAAAATGAAGGATTTGAGATTTCTTTAAACTGGAAAGATAAAATCGGTGAAGATTTTGGATACTTTATCGGAGGTACATTTACCCGGAACCAAAATACCTTAACCAATGTGAAGCCTGCTTACGATGGGACAACAGGAGGAAGTTTAGCGAATGGGCAAATCACTAAAAGGCTTCAGGCAGGGCAACCGATTTATGCATGGTGGATGTACCAGGCAGATGGAGTTTGGCAGACTCAGGCTGAAATTGATGCTAACCCACACTTACCGGGTGCACAGCCAGGACAGTTGAAATATACCGATTTAAATGGTGATGGTAAAATTACCGATGAGGATAAAAAATTCTTCGGCTCTTATCTGCCAACCTTTAACTACGGAATTAATGTTGGATTCACATATAAAAACCTTGATTTCTCTGTAGACGGTTTTGGTGTAGGAGGGAATAAAGTGTACAACGGATTAAAAGGTACCCGTGTTAATGGTGGAGAAAACATCACACAGGAAGCTTTTGATACCCGATGGACAGGTCCGGGAAGTACCAATACAGATCCGGGAGCTAACAGAACAGCTACCGCTTCCAGCTATTATCTTGAAAAAGGAGATTATTTCAGAATTAACAACATCACTGTAGGTTATACTTTTACAGATGTTTTAAGAGAAGTATCCAAAGTACGGATTTATGCTACTGCACAAAACCCATTCTTATTCACTAAATATTCCGGATTTACTCCAGAGTTAAATAACGGAGGAGTACCGGGAGAGACAGCAGGGATCGAATTATCGGCTTACCCAAATACAAAAACATTCATGTTTGGTGTTTCTATAGAATTATAA
- a CDS encoding alpha/beta hydrolase-fold protein has product MIKKTFVLLFIFNSLTVTLFAQKYERYKKLKDTTIISKYLGFEKKISILVPIEWQNELKNNFPLIIIFDEQNQRSHNYIINTIDYLTSNELMPSSIIISVASEQRYRYIETQYKISDPNGLASENEKFIFEELIPLAEKEYNASPFRLLIGHSRYGYFTTSLFNSRINDLNAVISMSPFFIQKNVDLTDSISKLNKQSYSSKKYYRFGIGNDFPEDFNKMDSIIKKPVLHPLLDIRGFRFKEAGHDATPGLIINTALYEIFEEWSTIQAKYSSIKQKDLSIKASLDQEILSNYGIQLNFSIGILNGKGWYFYNEKQYDKAIQAWQILMASYPNFSEGYLYMIKAQIQLKHNYYKTVDDFKKSLDNSGIYTEKEKKELTLELEEMIK; this is encoded by the coding sequence ATGATTAAAAAAACTTTTGTATTACTTTTTATTTTTAATTCACTAACTGTAACTCTATTTGCACAAAAATACGAAAGGTATAAAAAGTTAAAAGACACGACCATAATTTCTAAATATCTTGGATTTGAAAAAAAGATTTCTATACTGGTTCCAATAGAGTGGCAAAATGAATTAAAAAACAATTTCCCATTAATTATTATATTTGATGAGCAAAATCAAAGAAGTCATAACTATATAATTAATACAATTGATTACCTGACCAGTAATGAACTAATGCCATCATCTATAATAATTAGTGTAGCATCGGAACAGCGTTATCGGTACATTGAAACACAGTATAAAATTTCTGATCCAAATGGACTGGCTTCAGAGAATGAAAAATTCATTTTTGAAGAACTTATTCCACTTGCCGAAAAGGAATATAATGCTTCTCCTTTTAGGTTATTAATTGGTCATTCAAGATATGGTTATTTCACGACATCGCTTTTTAATTCCAGAATAAATGATTTGAACGCTGTTATTTCTATGAGTCCGTTTTTTATTCAGAAAAACGTTGACTTAACAGATTCAATTAGCAAATTAAATAAACAATCCTATTCTTCTAAAAAATATTATCGCTTTGGAATTGGTAACGATTTTCCAGAGGATTTTAATAAGATGGATTCCATTATAAAGAAACCTGTACTCCATCCTTTATTAGACATTAGAGGGTTTCGTTTTAAAGAAGCGGGTCATGATGCTACACCTGGCCTAATAATAAATACTGCGCTTTATGAAATATTTGAAGAATGGTCTACAATTCAGGCAAAGTATTCCTCCATCAAGCAAAAAGATTTAAGTATTAAAGCATCCCTTGATCAGGAGATATTATCCAACTATGGTATCCAACTGAATTTTTCAATTGGAATTTTGAATGGTAAAGGATGGTATTTTTATAATGAAAAACAATATGACAAAGCTATCCAAGCCTGGCAAATATTAATGGCTTCTTACCCTAATTTTTCTGAAGGTTATTTATATATGATAAAAGCTCAAATTCAACTAAAACATAATTATTATAAAACAGTCGATGATTTCAAGAAGTCTTTGGATAATTCTGGGATTTATACCGAAAAAGAAAAAAAGGAATTAACATTGGAATTAGAAGAAATGATAAAATAA
- a CDS encoding NAD(P)-dependent oxidoreductase, which translates to MKFAIIKERKNPPDRRVVFPPQNLISITEKYPEATVKVESSDIRIFTDEQYASLGIEVSNDISDCDVLIGVKEVPLEYLIPNKKYFFFSHTIKKQPYNRKLLQAVLEKNIELYDHETIVDAEHRRLIGFGKYAGIVGAYNAFRAFGLKFELFNLPKAETLAGKDDLVKYLKRPFLPPLKIVLTGKGKVGNGAKELLDEMKVKEVSHHDFLTKNYDKPVYTQIDVLEYNKRKDGQVLGNEDFYDNPEAYVSDFEKYTKVADIYMAGHFYNNASPVILTSPMIKAPDFKIKVIADISCDVNGPIASTIRSSTIAEPLYGYHPHEEKEIDVHHPAAIVVMAVDNLPCELPKDASEGFGQMFEEHVIPAFFNGDEEGILERAKITEKGKLTPRFSYLQDYVDGK; encoded by the coding sequence ATGAAATTCGCAATAATTAAAGAAAGAAAGAATCCACCCGACAGAAGAGTCGTTTTTCCACCTCAGAATTTAATTTCGATTACAGAAAAATATCCGGAAGCTACAGTAAAAGTAGAAAGTTCTGATATCAGGATATTCACAGACGAGCAATATGCCAGTCTCGGAATAGAAGTTAGTAATGATATTTCCGATTGTGATGTCCTTATTGGTGTAAAAGAAGTGCCTTTGGAGTACTTGATTCCCAATAAAAAGTATTTTTTCTTTTCCCATACCATAAAAAAACAACCCTATAACCGCAAGCTTTTGCAGGCTGTTTTAGAAAAAAATATAGAATTATACGATCATGAAACGATAGTCGATGCCGAACACCGGCGTTTGATTGGTTTTGGTAAATATGCTGGGATTGTAGGAGCTTATAATGCTTTCCGAGCTTTCGGGCTTAAATTTGAACTCTTTAATTTGCCTAAAGCAGAAACACTGGCTGGTAAAGATGATTTGGTGAAATACCTTAAAAGGCCTTTTTTGCCACCGTTGAAGATTGTACTGACAGGAAAAGGTAAAGTAGGGAATGGTGCCAAAGAACTGTTGGATGAAATGAAGGTCAAAGAAGTATCACACCATGATTTTCTCACTAAAAACTATGACAAACCCGTTTATACCCAGATTGATGTATTAGAGTACAACAAGCGTAAGGATGGGCAGGTGTTAGGGAATGAGGACTTTTATGATAATCCTGAAGCCTACGTTTCTGATTTCGAAAAATATACTAAAGTGGCCGATATCTATATGGCCGGGCACTTTTATAATAACGCATCACCGGTAATATTGACGTCACCCATGATTAAAGCACCGGATTTTAAAATTAAGGTAATCGCAGATATTTCCTGTGATGTAAACGGGCCGATTGCGAGTACTATTCGATCGTCCACAATTGCAGAACCTTTATACGGTTATCACCCACACGAAGAAAAGGAAATTGATGTGCACCATCCCGCTGCCATAGTAGTAATGGCTGTAGACAATCTTCCTTGTGAGCTTCCTAAAGATGCCAGTGAAGGATTTGGGCAGATGTTTGAAGAACATGTGATTCCCGCTTTCTTTAATGGAGATGAGGAAGGTATACTCGAAAGGGCTAAGATCACAGAAAAAGGAAAACTGACACCACGATTCAGTTACCTGCAGGATTACGTAGACGGAAAATAA